In Sander vitreus isolate 19-12246 chromosome 12, sanVit1, whole genome shotgun sequence, the following proteins share a genomic window:
- the rabggtb gene encoding geranylgeranyl transferase type-2 subunit beta isoform X1, whose amino-acid sequence MGTQVKDVLIKPEAPSTLLLDKHADYIAAYGSKKDDYEYTLSEYLRMSGIYWGLTVMDLMGQLPRMNRQEIIDFIKACQHECGGISASIGHDPHLLYTLSAVQILCLYDSVDALDVDKVVEYIKGLQQEDGSFAGDKWGEIDTRFSFCAVATLALLGKMDTINVDKAVEFVLSCMNFDGGFGCRPGSESHAGQIYCCSGFLSLTGQLHQVNADLLGWWLCERQLPSGGLNGRPEKLPDVCYSWWVLASLKIIGRIHWIDKAKLRSFILACQDEETGGFADRPGDMVDPFHTLFGVAGLSLLGDEQIKPVNPVLCMPEDVLQRINLQPDLLS is encoded by the exons ATG GGTACCCAAGTGAAAGATGTCCTCATTAAGCCTGAGGCTCCCAGCACACTGCTGCTGGACAAACATGCAGACTACATCGCTGCCTACGGCTCCAAAAAAGATGACTAT GAGTACACGCTGTCAGAGTACCTGAGGATGAGCGGCATTTACTGGGGGCTGACGGTGATGGACCTGATGGGGCAGCTGCCCAGGATGAACCGGCAGGAGATCATAGACTTCATTAAAGCCTGTCAGCACGAGTGTGGAGGCATCAGCGCCAGCATCGGACACGACCCCCACCTACTCTACACCCTCAGCGCCGTCCAG ATCCTGTGCTTGTATGACAGTGTAGATGCACTTGATGTGGACAAAGTGGTGGAATACATCAAAGGGCTGCAGCAGGAAGACGGCTCATTTGCAGGGGACAAATGGG GAGAAATAGACACAAGATTTTCCTTCTGTGCTGTTGCCACACTTGCATTACTG GGCAAGATGGACACAATAAATGTTGACAAAGCTGTAGAGTTCGTCTTGTCCTGTATGAACTTTGACGGTGGTTTTGGCTGCAGACCTGGTTCAGAGTCTCATGCTGGTCAG ATTTACTGCTGCTCTGGCTTCCTGTCGCTCACCGGTCAGCTGCACCAGGTGAACGCTGACCTGCTGGGCTGGTGGCTCTGCGAGAGGCAGCTGCCGTCCGGAGGCCTCAATGGACGACCAGAGAAG CTTCCAGATGTGTGCTACTCGTGGTGGGTTTTGGCATCGCTGAAAATCATTGGTCGGATCCACTGGATCGACAAGGCCAAGCTGCGATCGTTTATACTGGCCTGTCAAGACGAGGAGACTGGAGGTTTTGCTGACAGACCGGGAGACATG GTGGATCCTTTCCACACTCTGTTCGGAGTTGCAGGTCTCTCCCTTCTCGGAGATGAACAGATCAAGCCAGTGAATCCTGTTCTGTGCATGCCTGAGGATGTCCTGCAGAGGATCAACCTGCAGCCTGACCTCCTCAGCTAG
- the rabggtb gene encoding geranylgeranyl transferase type-2 subunit beta isoform X2, which translates to MSGIYWGLTVMDLMGQLPRMNRQEIIDFIKACQHECGGISASIGHDPHLLYTLSAVQILCLYDSVDALDVDKVVEYIKGLQQEDGSFAGDKWGEIDTRFSFCAVATLALLGKMDTINVDKAVEFVLSCMNFDGGFGCRPGSESHAGQIYCCSGFLSLTGQLHQVNADLLGWWLCERQLPSGGLNGRPEKLPDVCYSWWVLASLKIIGRIHWIDKAKLRSFILACQDEETGGFADRPGDMVDPFHTLFGVAGLSLLGDEQIKPVNPVLCMPEDVLQRINLQPDLLS; encoded by the exons ATGAGCGGCATTTACTGGGGGCTGACGGTGATGGACCTGATGGGGCAGCTGCCCAGGATGAACCGGCAGGAGATCATAGACTTCATTAAAGCCTGTCAGCACGAGTGTGGAGGCATCAGCGCCAGCATCGGACACGACCCCCACCTACTCTACACCCTCAGCGCCGTCCAG ATCCTGTGCTTGTATGACAGTGTAGATGCACTTGATGTGGACAAAGTGGTGGAATACATCAAAGGGCTGCAGCAGGAAGACGGCTCATTTGCAGGGGACAAATGGG GAGAAATAGACACAAGATTTTCCTTCTGTGCTGTTGCCACACTTGCATTACTG GGCAAGATGGACACAATAAATGTTGACAAAGCTGTAGAGTTCGTCTTGTCCTGTATGAACTTTGACGGTGGTTTTGGCTGCAGACCTGGTTCAGAGTCTCATGCTGGTCAG ATTTACTGCTGCTCTGGCTTCCTGTCGCTCACCGGTCAGCTGCACCAGGTGAACGCTGACCTGCTGGGCTGGTGGCTCTGCGAGAGGCAGCTGCCGTCCGGAGGCCTCAATGGACGACCAGAGAAG CTTCCAGATGTGTGCTACTCGTGGTGGGTTTTGGCATCGCTGAAAATCATTGGTCGGATCCACTGGATCGACAAGGCCAAGCTGCGATCGTTTATACTGGCCTGTCAAGACGAGGAGACTGGAGGTTTTGCTGACAGACCGGGAGACATG GTGGATCCTTTCCACACTCTGTTCGGAGTTGCAGGTCTCTCCCTTCTCGGAGATGAACAGATCAAGCCAGTGAATCCTGTTCTGTGCATGCCTGAGGATGTCCTGCAGAGGATCAACCTGCAGCCTGACCTCCTCAGCTAG